The genomic stretch GTTGGTTTTCGGTTCTGAGAAAGGTGATTCGAGGAGGATACAAGTATCTCATTCTTCTCTATGGCATGTGCATGCGGCGGTCCAATTAAGGCTAtgtttgtttcatagaaaataaatgatattttcaaaaaaaaaaattaagaatattaGCTTATATCGCTCATagaaataaatgaacgaaaagttTAGACATAAATCATTATTGACAATGACAATGTTTTTTATTAGTAGACTATTTCAAgctataaaaataattatttttggcaaattatttttttaaattatttatttttcacgaaatagaTGAAGACTTAGAGTAAAGACAACATGACGGAGATTAGGAAAAGACAAATCGGAACATTAAATCAAAGAAATTGAAAGTGCAATAAGTGGGCCTTACCGAACAGGTCATTCCGGGTCCAGCAAGCTCAGATCACACTGAATGGGCTCAACGCGGAGCCCAGGGCGGTTTCTGCCCAAAACGACGAGCAACGTGCCAGGTATGGGGGAGCAAAAACGACGTGCCGTACTAGAACCAGATCTCCGATctaaaaagcgaaaaatatGAACTCGTAATCGAGCACGAACAGTTTCGCAGTTTCGCCAAAATCTCTTCCTGATCGCAAACCCACGCATCCATGGCGCATTTCTCATCTTCTCgcgtaactctctctctttctctctctctctctctgtgttccGAGACAAGTTTTCGGTTAAACAATTTTTGATCCTCCTGAAGTTATTGACTGTCTTGTGAATGTCATCGTTTGTACTTTGTGATGCTTTGAGCAATGCGAGCTGCGGTGAGATGTTTGTGGACTTCgatttgatttttcgatttctgTCATTGCTCGGAGTTTCAATGGAAGCTGCTTGCGTTGAGTAAGAGGCACGATTCAGAGCTTCTGCTTGCGTATCTCTTTAGATCTGTTGGACGGTGATCTGGGTTTTGCTATTGGAGTTGTTTCGCCATGCATATTTAGCTCGATGCGGATTGAATATGCTGTGCAACTGATCTCTCTCCGCGCGCGCATGTGGAGCAGGGACTGATATTGAAAGTTTTTCGACAGTTCGATGATTTGTTATGCGTAAACACATCGTATTGATGTATGCTATTATACTTGTAAAATTAGATCGGATAGGTGGAGCAGTGGTTTTAAACAATTATGGATCTTAGGATTATGATTTCTTAATATGTCAGGGCAAACTTAAGAAAATGTAAAGCTGTTCTTTTTAAGAAGTTCAATGACAGCATAACTAGAAAATGTCTAGAATTTGAAGTGTGCTCTTGAGTGGCTAAATAGATGTCAGCCCAATTATTTTAGCAGACATTATAAACTGCTTCTGTTCACTAAGATGAGATCAGTACTTAAGATTCTGATTTAGTCTCTTATGAAAACGCCTGtctcaattttatttccttGATAATGAGTCAATCTGTGACGACTGAGCTAATTCGGTTAAACTAATCAAATTATCTCGACTACTTAGTTGGCTGGTTTAATGGAAATAgatcagcattttttttttttctcatcacgCTCTCACGAATATCTATTTTGCCACTTAATGTGGTTGTCATTTGTGTTCATAGGACTTGTGCCCTTTGGTGAAGAACATTCTTCTGCTGGATTCTGAAGGAAAACGTGTTGCAGTCAAATATTACTCAGATGATTGGGCCACAAATAGTGCTAAATTAGCCTTTGAGAAATCTGTCTTCACCAAAACTTTGAAGACAAATGCTAGGACAGAAGGTACTTCATCCGTAGAAGATATGTTTATGAAGATTCTGTTATTCAAatccttttgcattgatttaaGTGAGTGGCGTTTCTTGTTCTATTATGGCGCTTCACCGATTTCAGGAGTTTGATACCATTTTGACTTGAGGGCGGTGTATTACATACTAACTATTTCAATCGCTGTGCTTGTAGATGTAGATGTAGATGTAGATAATATATCGCTCATGTAAGTTTCGTATCTTATGCATTTAGCCTTAGTGCAGAAGACCATACATGAATTCAGCAAGAATTTCCTTGGTTTGACACTGTATATAAACTTTGGCAATCAACTGTGTAACTGGTTGATTTCGACCTGCTCTGATGCTATGTCCTGCTTGGTGTCTGAAATGGATTTTGTCAGGCAGAGACGGAAAGGGCAAATAAGATTAGATTCGAATTGTCATGGTTTTCTTTGCCAAAATTAGCAAAGGATGCATCTTTTATATGTGGATGGATGAACAAGTTGCGTATAGCACCTTAGAAATGAGAAGTTAGTGAAGATTGCTTGGTTTATGGATATTTGGTCAGTTGGATGTCAGGTCttgtcttttttaattatttgagcACTTGCAATATTGATCTAGAGCTATATTATCACTTTCAGCGGAGATCGCAATGTTCGAAAATAACATTGTCGTCTACAAATTCGTACAAGACTTGCACTTTTTTGTGACTGGAAGTGATGATGACAATGAGCTGATTTTAGCTTCAGTACTTCAAGGTTTTTTTGATGCAGTTGCCCTTATTCTGAGGTATTGCTGGTTTTATTTTTGGAGGATGGtcgaaattttgaattttgcagCTCTCTAGTATCTTCATGGCTCATGTGCTTATCCTTTTTCTTCTATGTTCCACTCAGAAATAATGTTGACAAAAATGAAGCACTCGAGAATCTAGATCTTATTCTTCTTTGCATTGACGAGATTGTCGATGGAGGGTAAATATTCCTTCTGCACTTCCGTTTAGTTAGATAGCTTCCTTTGAGGTCCATTGTGCTAAATTAGCTTCAGGAAACCCTTCTTCAGTGAATtaggaggagaaggaaaaagctTGTACACTGGCTTTGTTCAAATTGGCCAAGCTTATCTAGTATCTTATATATCTGTTTCTGTAGGATGATCCTTGAAACAGATGCCAGTACCATAGCTGGAAAAGTTGCATCCCACAGCATTGATGCTGCTGCCCCATTGTCTGAGCAGGTGTTGCATCTCTCCATGTGTGCTTTTTCCTACTAGCAGGAATAGTTACAAGCTCTTAGATGATGCTCAATAACTGCTTCTGATAAGCTTAGCTAAATATCTCCTGATAGGAAACTACGTCcctgctttgctttgctttgcttctgTAGGCTTTTCTGCTATATTTATTTATCTGCATGATTGATCTAACTTCTCTACAATTATTTACTGGTTTTTAAAATCTTGCAGACTTTAACCCAAGCATTGGCTACAGCTCGCGAACATATCACAAGATCCCTCCTCACATGATTTTTCTCCTTGTAATTGGTGATAAGTATGCTGCttctctttttagtttttatcccccctaccaaagaaaaaaatatttttgcatgacGATTAAGTTGTTTTAACAGCCATTGGTTGATTGGGCAAtgagatttgtgtaattctggTTGGTGCAGATCTCCTATTGAAATAATTAGCATCTATTGGAGTTTTCTTGTGGGTTTCGTTACGAAAATTCTAGTGACACAAAACTCTTTGGTTATTTATTAACTCACATGATACGTGTTATGATAGCTCTCTTTTCTAGTTGGTTGCGTTGTGGGTGAGGTGCTATCGTTCAGATAGATCTTGGTTATTTTTCAGTAAGATGATCTCTGTGCATGAAATTTTGTGATAAAACTACTATA from Rhodamnia argentea isolate NSW1041297 chromosome 2, ASM2092103v1, whole genome shotgun sequence encodes the following:
- the LOC115737552 gene encoding coatomer subunit zeta-3 isoform X1, which produces MAHFSSSRDLCPLVKNILLLDSEGKRVAVKYYSDDWATNSAKLAFEKSVFTKTLKTNARTEAEIAMFENNIVVYKFVQDLHFFVTGSDDDNELILASVLQGFFDAVALILRNNVDKNEALENLDLILLCIDEIVDGGMILETDASTIAGKVASHSIDAAAPLSEQTLTQALATAREHITRSLLT
- the LOC115737552 gene encoding coatomer subunit zeta-3 isoform X2, which encodes MAHFSSSRDLCPLVKNILLLDSEGKRVAVKYYSDDWATNSAKLAFEKSVFTKTLKTNARTEAEIAMFENNIVVYKFVQDLHFFVTGSDDDNELILASVLQGFFDAVALILRMILETDASTIAGKVASHSIDAAAPLSEQTLTQALATAREHITRSLLT